TCAAAATAAAGATTGATCAACTTGACGACGGTATCGGCATTTTCGCGTTCGGTGATGGCCGTGAAGCCGCAGATATCGATGAAAACCGCCGTGGCATTCACGGTTTCGTTCATCATCAGCGACGTTTCAAACTCGCGCCGATCCATGAAATTCAGAACCGACTCATCGACGTACATCCTGAGAATGTTGTTCTCCTTGATGGCTTTCAGCGTATCCCGCAATTGGGCGACATGCCGCAGGGTTTTCTGCATGGTCACGTCAAGGTCATCAAAATTGACGGGTTTGCAAATAAAATCAAACGCGCCCCGGTTCATGGCCGTGCGGATGTTGGTCATGTCGCCGTAGGCCGATACGATAACGGTTTTGGTCAACGGGCTAACCTCGCTGAGTTTTTCGAGCAGTGTCAGACCGTCCATTTCGGGCATGTTAATATCACTCAGAACAATATCAATGTCGGGTTGCTCCTGGAGTTTGACCAGCGCTTCGATACCGTTATAGGCAAAAACAAATTCGTATTGCTGTTCGCGGATTTGGCGCCGAAACTTCTGCCGGATCAGTAATTCCAGATCAGTTTCGTCGTCCACGACCAGAATTTTAGACTTCATAGGGCGCTTTTGAGTTTTTCTTTCAGGTTGGCAAAGTCAAGCGGTTTGGTCAGAAACGCATCGGCTCCTAGCCTCATGGCCTGATCGTGACTTTCGGCGTCTCCGTAGGCCGTAATCATCATGACCGTGGGTGGAGCCGTGGGGTGTTCGGTTCTGATCAGCCGCAGCAATTCCAGACCGCTCATGCCGGGCATGTTGATATCCGACAGAATCAGGACATATTCGGAAGCGTGTTCGTTCAGATACGTCAGCGCTTTCTCGCCGGAAAGGGCAAAGGCGAACTGAAGTTCACCGGCGCGGATCTCGCGCCGGAAGCGTTGTTCAAAGAGAGTTTGTACGTCTGTTTCGTCGTCAACAACCAAGACTTTCATGCTGCGGGTTAAGTAAAAAGTATGCTGGGTTTACTATCAAAGATACGCAAAGTCGGTCTTTATGTTGGTAGCCGAATTGTGAACTCCGTAAATTTCCCTTCTTCCGTATCAACGATCAGTTCTCCGCCATGTCCTTTGGTGACAATGTCGTAGCTGAGCGACAGGCCCAGGCCCGTTCCCTGACCCGTGGGTTTGGTGGTAAAAAAGGGCTGGTAAATTTTGGTCAGAACCGGTGCCGGAATACCGCAGCCGTTGTCGCGCACCCGGATTTCGATGTTCTCGCTGTCGATGCGTCGCGTCATGACCTGCACCGTGGGTTGGTAGTCGGCCAGGCCGGTTTTCCGTTTCTGCTCGGTCGCGTAAAAAGCGTTGGTAAACAGGTTGAGCAGCACCCGGCCCATGTCCTGCGGCACAACGGAAACCCGCCCCAGTTTGTCGTCAAAATCCGTCAGCATGGTGGCGTTGAACGACTTATCGCTGGCCCGCAGCCCGTGGTAGGCCAGGCGCAGGTACTCGTCGGCCAGGTTGTTGATGTCGATGGGTTCCCGCTCGTGGGTGCTGGCGCGCGAGTGTTGCAGCATGCCTTTCACAATTGAGTCGGCCCGTTTGCCGTGGTGCGTGATTTTTTGCAGGTTCTGCGTAATGTCGGTCAGGATTTCGTCTTCCAGTTCCGGATCGCGATCGGCTTTCTGCCGTTCTTCCTTCAGTTCTTCAATCAATTCGACCGATACTTCCGAAAAATTGTTGACGAAGTTGAGCGGGTTCTGGATTTCGTGGGCAATACCGGCGGTCAGCTCGCCCAAAGAGGCCATTTTCTCGCGTTGAATCAGTTGATCCTGCGTGGCTTTCAGCTCCATCAGGGTTTGCTCAAGTTCTTCCTTCTGCCGGGTCAGCTCGGCGGTTCGTTCCGCAACAATCTGTTCAAGCATGGCGTTCTGGCTGGCAATGATGCGGTTTTGCTCCTCTTCCTGTTGCCGCTTCAACCGTTCTTTTTCGAGAGCTTTCTGCTGCTTCTGACTGCTGAGCCAGGTGGCAATCAGCCAGATAAAGGCGAAGATTCCGGCAATGTCGATGATGTCCTTAATGGATTTGTAAAAATCCTCCGAAATCAGTTCAACCACGTCGCCAAACAGGGAGATCAGGATAAACGGTCCGACGGCCAGCCAGACGTTGCGGACCGGTCGGAAATCTTTCAGCAGATAAGCCGCGCCCACCAGCCCGATCAGCAGCAGATGCCAGAACCATTTGGTAAAATCCGTCTCCAGAAAAACATCGGAAACCAACAAGGCCGTGGCTGCATACTGCACAATGGTCAGCATCCGATCCCACTCCGGAAAGCGCTCGGCGGTTTGCAGCGAGTTACGGATGTACCGAACCGTGAAAAAGACAATCAAAAAAGAACCTATTTCCATAAGGCATTAAACGGTGGTGCGCAAAACCGTATTTGGCCCCTCAAATTAAAGCTTCCCGCGTAGACTTACAATCACGTCCCCGCAGACTCATTCTTCGGAGAGGCCCGTCACCGCCCCTGATCGGTTGAAATCCGGAATCCCGCGGAAGAAAGTCTGCGGGAACGGTGGGGGTGGGAAAAGTTAGGCAAAGATCCGCACTTGCGCCTGATATTTTCTAACTTGACGGCGGCCAACCCGAGCGTTTGGCCGAATAACCACAACCTGATTTTTAATCTTTTAGAGCTTCTGCTATGGAATACAGACAATTAGGCGGATCGGGGCTGAAAATACCGGTCCTGAGTTTTGGCACCGGGACGTTCGGCGGGGGCACCGAGTTTTTTAAGGCGTGGGGCACAACGCAGGTTGACGAAGCTACCCGGATGGTGGATCGGTGTATGGACGCGGGACTGACCATGTTCGACACGGCCGATGTGTATTCGCGCGGGATGTCCGAAGAAATTCTCGGCCAGGCGCTGGGCGGGAAGCGGCACAAAGCCCTGATCTCGACAAAAACGACTTTTAAGATGGGCGACGGTCCGAATGATTTTGGCTCGTCGCGGTTCCGGCTAATCAAATCCTGCGAAGACAGCCTGTGCCGGTTGAAAACCGATTACATCGACCTCTACTACATGCACGGTTTTGACGGCAATACGGCCGTCGACGAAACCCTGAGCGCGCTGAACGATCTGGTGCAGAGCGGCAAAGTGCGGTACATCGGCTGTTCAAACTTCTCGGGCTGGCACCTGATGAAATCTCTCTCCCTTTCGGAGCGCTACGGCTGGGCAAAATACGTGGCACACCAGGCCTACTATTCGTTGCTGAGCCGCGAATTTGAATGGGAACTGATGCCGCTAGGCCTCGATCAGAAGGTGGGA
This Larkinella insperata DNA region includes the following protein-coding sequences:
- a CDS encoding sensor histidine kinase — its product is MEIGSFLIVFFTVRYIRNSLQTAERFPEWDRMLTIVQYAATALLVSDVFLETDFTKWFWHLLLIGLVGAAYLLKDFRPVRNVWLAVGPFILISLFGDVVELISEDFYKSIKDIIDIAGIFAFIWLIATWLSSQKQQKALEKERLKRQQEEEQNRIIASQNAMLEQIVAERTAELTRQKEELEQTLMELKATQDQLIQREKMASLGELTAGIAHEIQNPLNFVNNFSEVSVELIEELKEERQKADRDPELEDEILTDITQNLQKITHHGKRADSIVKGMLQHSRASTHEREPIDINNLADEYLRLAYHGLRASDKSFNATMLTDFDDKLGRVSVVPQDMGRVLLNLFTNAFYATEQKRKTGLADYQPTVQVMTRRIDSENIEIRVRDNGCGIPAPVLTKIYQPFFTTKPTGQGTGLGLSLSYDIVTKGHGGELIVDTEEGKFTEFTIRLPT
- a CDS encoding aldo/keto reductase: MEYRQLGGSGLKIPVLSFGTGTFGGGTEFFKAWGTTQVDEATRMVDRCMDAGLTMFDTADVYSRGMSEEILGQALGGKRHKALISTKTTFKMGDGPNDFGSSRFRLIKSCEDSLCRLKTDYIDLYYMHGFDGNTAVDETLSALNDLVQSGKVRYIGCSNFSGWHLMKSLSLSERYGWAKYVAHQAYYSLLSREFEWELMPLGLDQKVGTVVWSPLSAGRLGGKYRRGQTAPAGSRIAEGGGEGPPISEDYWFSIVDTLDELAAETGKTVAQVALNWVLQRPTVSSIIIGARTEEQLVQNLGAVGWSLTKEQVARLDAVSDKPTIYPYWHQRGNPDLNPLPV
- a CDS encoding adenylate/guanylate cyclase domain-containing protein, encoding MKSKILVVDDETDLELLIRQKFRRQIREQQYEFVFAYNGIEALVKLQEQPDIDIVLSDINMPEMDGLTLLEKLSEVSPLTKTVIVSAYGDMTNIRTAMNRGAFDFICKPVNFDDLDVTMQKTLRHVAQLRDTLKAIKENNILRMYVDESVLNFMDRREFETSLMMNETVNATAVFIDICGFTAITERENADTVVKLINLYFDVMVKEIIAQGGFVDKFMGDAVMAVFRGEYHLDRAIEAALAVRNHVELLEKTVPGEPIYTPKVAIGINTGEMISGNIGSATLRRLDYTVIGDVVNTAQRLQSVAQEGQIIISETAYQLVKDSFRCEPLGEVRLKNKSNPVAIYAVIE
- a CDS encoding response regulator; the protein is MKVLVVDDETDVQTLFEQRFRREIRAGELQFAFALSGEKALTYLNEHASEYVLILSDINMPGMSGLELLRLIRTEHPTAPPTVMMITAYGDAESHDQAMRLGADAFLTKPLDFANLKEKLKSAL